Genomic DNA from Roseburia intestinalis L1-82:
AGTCTGATGATCGGTTATATGAAAGAATTAAATGAACTGACCGGACACAATTCCACACCACCTGCCTCCGGCGGAACTTACACCTTAGACGGCGTACAGGCATGCGCCTACGCACGAATCCGTTATGGCGGCGGTGATGACTACCGCAGAACCGAACGCCAGCGTACTGTTTTGACCGCAATGATGCAGAAAGCGCAGAAATCCAACATTCTGACACTCAACAAACTGATCAACGCAGCTTTTGGGGACATTCAGACCAGTTTTTCCAACACGGATCTCCTTGCCCTTGCCACAAAAGTTTTCAGTTATGACATTGGAGATACAACCGGTTTTCCATATGAAAAAACAACGCACAAATATGATAAGATCGGCGATGTTGTCATTCCGTGCGATCTTGCTTCTAACGTTACACAATTACATCAGTTTTTATTTAATGATGAAAATTATACCCCATCTGCAACAGTTCTTTCAAACAGCCAGCAGATCATCTCTAATACAGGATATAAACAGGGAGACGGCCATTAAGGCTGTCTCCCTGTTTTGTCAGTTAATTTCCCAGTTCATTTATTTTTTCCCTGATGGTGTCCATTTGTCCGGCCACATCCTGTATGGACTGCTCTATCTTTCTTTTCCGTCTTTTTACCAGCAGTCCCCATTGTAAAAACAATACTCCATCGATGATAAGATACAACACCGGCAGACTGATCCGTTTCCCTGCTACATACCCGATAAAGACATACAGGATCATTGGATTTATGACCGCAATGGAAATCATCGTTGTCAGGTCACTTCTGCGTCCCGTAAAAACATACAGGCTTTCCCATTTTTTGTGAAACTCTTTTTCCTCCGGCTTCTCTAACATCACATTCTCCTTTTACTCTTTATGATGTCTGGAGAAGAAAGAATGTTTCTCCGGTTTCTTCTCGCCGGAAGCTTCCCCGCCCTCTTTCCAGTGGAAATATTCCGCATCCAGATTGACATTGACATTTACCTCTGCTTTTGGCGCAGCTTCCTCTGGCGTATCTTCGGGAATTTCTTCGGGCAGTTCATTTTCCGGCACGATTCCTGCCTTTTCAAAATATTCCTGGTTGATCTTAATCTCGGGTTTGATCGCTGAATAAGGAGATGGCTTCACCTCACCCTTTTCCTTTGCTCTTTCCTTTTCAATCTCACGGTTACGATCCTCGATCAGATTCAGATATTTGTCCGTATCAGCAAGATTCTGCAGATGTCCTTTCAGGTCTGACTGGTCTCTCCTTACAACATCTTTTTCTTTCTGAAGTTTTTCATTGGCATCCTTATAAATCTCCTGCATGGCATCCGTTGCCCTCTGCATGATTTCCTGTACATGCCGCAGTGCCTCATTGGTATACATAACAGACGCAGCATACACATCCTCCGCTTTCCCGCTGGCATCTTTTAAGATATCTTCTCCGATTTTTGCCGCCTCACGTCTTGCACGCTCCTTGCCCCGCGTTGTCAGTTCATACTCATCCAGCATCGCGTAAATGGCCTTATTTAGCTCTGCAAGCAGCTCTAACATTCTTTTTTTATCAAGGATAATTTTACTGCCAATACTGTCATAAGCTTCACTGCCTGCAAGCAATATATGCATTTGTCTTAAAATTTCTTCCGTTTTGTCCTGCGCGCTCATGGTTATTCTCCTGCTTTACTTCCGCTGCGTCTTTTTCCTGTCTGATATTTTACTAATTTTAACACTAACCGTATCAGCAAAACAACCAGTAAAATAGCGATCAATACTATTCCTGCGATCATGACGGCATATTTGTTCGGATTTTTTATTAATTTTATGAGATTGGCCGAATCATCTACCACTTTTCTTTCATGCAATCCGGCATAATATTGTGGAATATCCGCAATTCCATCTCCATTTTCATCCGGGAACGACTCCATATAATGTGCGATCGCCGTCCATGCCTTTAATTCCCCGCCATTATCTGTCAAAATCACATCTTCAAAATTTTCAATCGGTGTTCCGTCTGCCTTTTTCGGCACAACAGACAACAGTCCATACGATGTTTTCGTCACCGCAGACAGCATCTGCCCACTGTAAAGATCTGCCACCACGCGATACAATTTATCGTCCTCTAACTCCCTGCGATTGCCATCTGCATCCAGCAGATACACGTCGGTAACACGGTTTAAGATCATACGGTGCGGATTATAAGTAAACTGCAGGCCGTACATATACAAACGTGCGGATGTCATCAGATCCGACACGGATGCGTCGATCTCTGCCACGGTTTTTAACTCTTTTCCTGTCAGATATGCCTCGATCAGCGGATAACCCGGCACACCGTCTGCACCGATTCCAAGTGAAAATGAATTGAAAACATCTTCTACTGTAATATTTCCCTTTGTGTAGGTGTCACGGATCGTTCCACTCGGCGCGATTGCCACATCCACGGGAGTGCCATTATAATCCGTACTGTTTGTGACCGCATAAGCATAGGCATCTGCGATGAGATCCCCCAGATTATGCTCGGTATGGATGTTGTAGAGATCCTCCAGGCTGTCAAATGCTACATCATTTTCCGCAAGTACCTGTTCTCTCGTAAACCCAAACTGTGCCAGATAATCGGTATCCACCGTCGCCATAAAAGAATTGATTTCTTCCTGTGTAGCAGCATTCTCTGCAATGTCCGTCTCGATTGAAGTAAGTTTATATTCTTTCATGTTCCATCGGCCATCATCCTTTTGTTCTAAGGATAAGGAACCTAAATACTTGCCGTACTCACCTGCGGAAACGATATAAGTATCCCCATGCACAATCGGCTCATCCAGTTTCGTATGCGTATGTGCGCTGACGATCACATCCAGATCCGGCACTTTTTTCGCAAGAATCTCATCTTCTGACTTTGACTCATCCTCTGAAGTTCCACTATGGGAAAGACAGACGATAATATCCGCATCTTCGTTTTTCTTAATTTCAGCTACGGTCTTTTTTACTGCTTCCACCGGATCCGTAAACTGCAGTTCGCAGGTCGGTGCACATGCCAGTGCATCTTTTCCGAATACGCCAAGCAGTGCCACCCGGACATCGCCCTTTTGCACCATCACATAATCTTTCACACCGTATTCCGTAAATGCATCACGGATCTGCTGCTGTCCTTCTGAGAATCCCTGCTGTTCCATGGCATCCCAGTTGATATTACAGACAAGAAGCTCCGGCACGGTATCTCCGCTTTCCGCCGCGGTTTCAAGCATCTTAGCAAGCCCCTTTGAACGATAATCAAATTCATGGTTGCCAAGTGTTGTCGCCTCACAGCCCAGTGCCCCTAACATCCGAATCTCTGCCGCCTGTGTCTCAAAAACGGTCTGCACCAGCGTTCCCATGGAAAAATCTCCGCCATCCACCACCAGTGTATCCGGGTCTTTTTCTTTCTGTTCATCGATCAGTGTCTTAATCCTTGCAAACCCGCCGATCATTTCCTGTTTTTCATCTACTACCGTTGAAAAGCTGTTCAGATGAGAATGTGTGTCATGCACGAACATGATATCTATTGTTTTCAAGTCCGTCTGGTCTGCCGCCTTCACACTGCCGGATAGCCCCGTCATTCCCAAAACCAGAACAAAAACAAGGACTGCAGCCAGTTCCATTTTCCAATTTTTAATCTTTTCCCGTAACATATAAGTCTCCCTGTTTTACAAAGCATAATTTTACTTATATTTTACTTGAACTTTTAAAATTAGTAAATGGTGGTGCAGTCCTAATTTTCACTTTATCCAAAATATTTTTTACAATAGATTGATCCTGTCTATGCAACCGTAAATTTCTTTGTGTCCTTCCGCAGCATCAAAGATGCTTCCTGCGTCTGTTTCATCAGTACACGCATATCTTCTGCCTGTCTGTCAACATTGGTAACACGCTCTGCAATGCTTCCGGTACTTGCCGCACCATCATTCGCAGCTTTCGTTACCTCCTGTATATTTGCAACCACTCCGCTGACTGAAGCTAAAAGCTGTTCGGATGCCGCACTGAAATCCGTTACAAGTTCTTCAACATAGTTTGCATCTTCATTATAATTATCTGCCATTTTTTCAAAATCATCAAAACTCTCCGTAACGTCTCCTCCCACAAACTCTAACAGACGTTTTGCATCTGTGGTCAGTCTTGCAACTGCTGTCTGGACACGCTCTGTCACTTCCTGGATATTCCCGACCGTGCTCGCCGACTGCTCCGCAAGATTACGGATCTCATCTGCAACAACTGCAAATCCTTTTCCCGCCTCTCCGGCTCTTGCGGCTTCAATTGATGCATTCAAAGCCAGCAGATTTGTCTGCGAAGTGATTCCCATGATGGACTCCGCAAGAACACCGATCTGCTCCACGACTTTTGCATTTTCCAGTGCTTCCAATAAGCTCTCATTGATTTCCCCATGCACTTTCCTGATATTTGCACGGCTTGCACTGATTTTTTGTTTCGTATCAGCCGCTCTGGTATGGATCTCATCAACTTTTCCGTTTCCCTCCTGCGCATGCTCTGCAATTCCTTTTGCAGCTTCCTCAATCTCTCCGGACATCGTATTCACTTCCTGTGCAGCTGCTGCGGTCTCCTGATTTCCGGCTGCAAGTTCCTGCGTGATACCGGATACACTGTCGATCTCGTCCGCAAGTTTTGCCAGTGCCGTCTCTGCTGTTCCAACCGTTTCATCCAATGTATCCGCTTCGCGCTGTACATAGCCGATCAGATGTCTCATATTGTGATGAATGTCACGGATGCTGCGTGCAAGAATACCGATCTCATCTTCACGTTTCAGGTATTTTTCCTCCACACGCTGCGTAAAATCGCCCTGTCCCATTTTTTTGGCAAACAGCGCAGATCTTTTGACGCCCGATGTAATGTCGAATGTAAGATACAGTACCCATATATCCGTGAGTATACACATAATAACCATAAAATAGAAAAACTGATCCTGTTTTGCTTTCTTTTCCTGCTGCATTTTCTGCAATATCGGCTGCAGTTCCTGTTGTATTTCTTCCTGGGAATATTCCGGATGTTCCTCACTTACATATTCTTCCATGCTGGCGATCGCATCATTACGGATAGCACCCATATTTTTAGCTCCGACAACTACTCCATATAATCCGATTATTAAAATCTCAATAATCAGAATCGTCATTTTTACCTTTAATGATACTTTTCCACTTAGGGTCACATCAATATCCTCCCTTGTTCTTTCTGATTTATTCTCATAAACGGTCCTATATTGGTTTCATTCTACTATCATTTAATTTTGATTGCAATATACATCTTTGACAATTTATCAGGCTTTTGTTTCCTGTCTGGTGTATTCCAGTCATGAATTTTTAAATTCATAGGACGTAATTTCCTATGAATTTAAAAAAATACGGCATATCCTGCCGGACACACCGCATTTTCATATTTCTGTTTATTTTAATGCTGCAGGATTGATCTTCTTTGTGCGGATATCCTCTTTTAACAGTGCAAGGAAATCTTCCCTGGAAACTGTGGTGGAATTCTGCTCTCCATGCAGTCTGTAACTTACGGTTCCGTCAGCTGCTTCGTTCTTACCAAGTACTAACAGATACGGCACTTTCTCCATCTGTGCTTCACGGATACGGTAGCCGAGTTTCTCGTTTCTCTCATCGATCTCAACACGGATTCCGTTATCATCGAGATATTTGTATAAGTCATGTGAGTATGCGTTAAGTTCCTCATCCTCATTTTTTACCGGAAGGATCTTAGCCTGAACCGGAGCTAACCATAACGGCAGGTTTCCTTTTGTCTCCTCTAAAATATATGCCATGAAACGGTCGAGGGAACCAAGGATCGCTCTGTGTAAAACGACCGGCGTTTTCTTTGTTCCGTCACTGTCAATATAGGACAGATTGAATTTTGCCGGCAGACAGAAGTCTAACTGGCAGGTGGAAAGTGTATACTCATTACCGATCGCCGGTTTTACGTTTACATCCAGTTTCGGTCCGTAGAAAGCAGCCTCACCGATCTCCTCTGTATACTCAATACCGATATCATCAAGTACTTTGCGGAGTGCGTTCTCTGCGTTGTTCCACATCTCATCATCATCATGATATTTTACTTTATCTTCCGGATCTCTTAGGGAGAGTACACAGCGGTAATCTGTGATATTGAAATCTTTGTAAGTATCAAAGATCAGCTCAACCACTTTTGCAAACTCTGATTCGATCTGCTCCGGTGTTACAAATAAATGTGCATCATTCTGGCAGAAATGTCTTCCTCTCTCGATACCCTTTAAAGTACCACTTGCCTCAAAACGGAAGTCGTGTGCGATCTCACCGATACGGATCGGAAGATCTTTATAGGAATGCATTCTGTTTGCGTAGATCATCATGTGATGCGGGCAGTTCATCGGACGGAGTACGAAAGACTCTCCCTCAACTTCCATTGCCGGGAACATGTTCTCTTTGTAGTGATCCCAGTGACCGGAAGTCTTGTACAGATTTACCGTACCGACACAAGGTGTCATAACATGCAGATAACCAAGTTTGCGCTCTTTTGCTTTGATATAATTTTCAAGCTCCTGCCATACGGTATATCCCTTTGGAAGAAACATCGGAAGTCCACGTCCAACCAGATCATCGGACATGAACAGGTGCATCTCTTTGCCGATCTTTCTGTGGTCACGGTCTTTCGCTTCCTCTAAGAGTTTTAAATGCTCCTCTAACTCTTCTGCGGTCGGGAAACATACACCGTAGATACGCTGCATTACATGATTATTTGCATCACCTTTCCAGTAAACACCGGAATATTTGATCAGTTTAAAGTTTTTACATAATTTAGTATTGTCAACATGCGGTCCACGGCAGAGATCCGTGAAATCGCCCTGATCGTATACGGAAATATTTCCATCCTCTAAACCATCGATTAGGTCAAGTTTGTACTCATCATCTTTAAAAAGCTCTAACGCTTCTGCTTTTGAGATCTCACGTCTGTAAATCTTTTTACCTTCTTTGCAGACTTTTTTCATCTCTTTTTCGATCGCTGCGATCACATCATCATTGACAGCAGTATCGCCAAGATCGATATCATAATAAAATCCTTCTTTTACAACAGGTCCTACCCAGAACTTTGCGTTCGGATATAAGTGTTTTACTGCCTGTGCCATCACATGTGCACAGGAATGGTTGAGCGTATTCAGTCTCTCGTCTTCTTTAAAATCTACCATGATTAATCTCCTTTTCCTAAACTAAAAAGTCCCTTATACAGACAACTTATCTGTATAAGGGACGAATAAACATTTTTATCCGCGGTTCCACCCCGTTTATTTCCATGTGGAAAATCACTCATTTTGATGATAACGGAATCACCGGACCGGATTAGGGCCGCTCAGAGATGGTCTTCCTGAAGTTCCATTTTAAGATACTCACACCAAAATGTATCTCTCTCTTTAAAATTTCCGATCAGTACTCTTCTCTTCAATGCGTTTCTTTGATTTTATTTCATAGAATGCATTCTGTCAAGTTTATTCTTTCGTACATCACACCTCAATATATGGATATTCGTGGAAATAATCCATGATCAGTTCCACCATCTCCACATTGATTTCTTTGACCAGCGGACATTCTGTGTAAACATCATATCCACCAGCACCGCTGTAACGGTAATTATTCAGGCATAATGTAAATTTATCTTCATCTAAAACCGGCCTTCCGTCTCTTGAAAGCCCCACGATCCTGCTTCCGACCGGGTTTTTTGGATTGATTTCAAAATCCACACCCATATAATAGTCATAATTATAATGTTCCACCTTTGGAACCAGGAAGCTGTCGGAAACACAGACATTTCCTTCGTTATCATATGCAAAGTATTCTGCACTGCGCTCCATTACTGTCTTTAGCTGTGCACCCGTGATCTCACAGACCACAAGTGTATTCGGATATGGATAAGTGGCTATGATATCGCGTGTGCTCACTTCACTGCGGAAACCTGCGATTTCATTTGCCAGACCGACGGACGATAACATTGCTCCCGAAAAATGAAGCTGGATACGGTTTAAAAAATCGGCGATCGGTGAGCCATACAATGCCATTTTTACCTTTTCTTCCGGCATGATTGCACGGCTCAAATGACCAATTGGCTGATTAAGCCATGCTTGCACGGAATTTTCCGTAGAACGGTATTTATCTGCAAGCCCAGCCCCCTTTGTGGGATCTGACTGCCGCAATTCGGACCTGATGCTCTTTTTATCCTCTGTCACGGTGACCTCCAGATACTGATATTCTTTTGCATTATCACATGGCTGTACTGTATAAGTTCCAAACAGCTCTCTTCCATGCACAGACATATGCTGATGTCCGGTCAGTAAGATATCAAAATCCAGTTCCTTACAGATCCTGTAACCCACATTTTCAGTCGTCTTAGAAAGCACCGCTCCGCTTTCTAAATCACACTCAAAACCTCCGTGATAGATGCAGATCGTAAGATCTGTCTGCTCTTTCATCTGGGCAAGTGCCCTCTTCGCTGCCTCAAAAGGATCTGTAATATGGATTCCTTTTAAGTTTTCTTCTTTTTCCCAGATGTTTACATAATCCGTTACAATACCAGCGATACCGATGCGCAATCCGTTTTTCATCGTATGAAGTTTCCATGGAAACAGGGTGTTTCCTTCCTCATCCATGATATTCTGGCACACACATACACCGTTATTTCTATTGCGATATGCCGCCTGATAATCTAGTCCGTAATTAAAGTCATGATTGCCAAGTGTATAATAATCGTATCCGCAGTCGTTCATAATATCTGCGATCACTTCCGGAGAGTTTGCAACCTGACGGCAGTAATAAGCAAAGGCGGAGCCTTGTAAAATATCTCCGCCATCTATGATGAGTGTCTCATCATCCTTGTTAAAATCTGCCGCACAGCCGAACAAACCGACATTTTTTTCTGTCATATCCCCATAGGTCGTCGGGTAAAAATAACCGTGCACATCGGAGGTAAAATAGATTTTTAATTTTCTCTGCTGCATCTTTTAACCCCTCGCTAATTTTGTACGGATCTTTGATGAGATAACTTCAATAATTAAGATCAGTACGATCAGTCCGGCAAGAATTGCTCCTACCTGATTCCATTTGTATGCACTCATCGCAAAGATAAGCGGTGCACCGATACCACCGGCACCAACCAGACCAAGTACAGTCGCATCTCTTAAGTTCATGTCAAAACGATAGATCAAAGTAGACATAAAATCCGGGAACAACTGGGATAAGATACCGTAACGGATCTTCTGGAACATCGTACATCCTGCTGCATCTAAGGATTCCAGGATCTTAGTATCCAGATCCTCAATGCTCTCGATAAACATTTTACTGATCATACCGATCGAACAAAGTGACATGGTAAGCAGTCCGGCGAATGGTCCAGGTCCTGTCACACGGATAAACATAAGTCCGTATACAAATGCCGGAATCGTACGGATTGCCATGATAAATACACGGAAGATCAGTGCAACCGGCTTCGGCATCAGATTTGCTGCCGCAAGGAAAGAAAGCGGGATTGATAATACAGCACCAACGATCGTTCCTAAGAATGCGATACACATTGTTTCCAGTAACAGATATGCCACTCCGGATGTAGAAAGGTCAAACAATAATCCGGTGTCTGGATGGAAAATACCACTGATGATCTTTCCTGCGACGGAAAGTCCGCTTCCGTTTGATCCGGTGGACTGAACCGTAGAAAGTGACCATGCAAGAAGCGCTGCAACAATCAAAGCCACAATGATCTTTGCGTACCAGGTCTTTGGTTCCTGCTCGTACATTTTTTTGATTGATTCATTCATTTTGCCGGTTCCTCCTACGTTAATTTCTTTCTGATATAATGGCTGATTGCTTCAATAATAAGAACTGTACCAAACAGAACGATCAGGATCATTCCAACACTGTCATACTCACGCCAGCCGATCTTTTCATTTAAGATCAGACCGAGTCCGCCGGCTCCAACGTAACCTAAGATCGCTGCATAGCGGACATTTCCCTCAAAGCAGAATAAACAGACTGACATATATGCCGGCAGTACCTGCGGCATGATCGCAGAAATAAAGGAGTACGCCTTTCCTGCACCCATGGCTTCCATTGCCTCATAAGCTCCCATGTCGACCGTCTCGATCATCTCGTATAACTGTTTTCCGACATAAGCAAAAGTAAATACTGCGATTGCAAAGGTACCTGCCATGGTGCCAAGTCCCCAGATATAGGTTGCGATCAGGGCTGCAACCAGCGTCGGAATCGTACGCACGATACTTAAAAATACGCGGACCACACCGATCACAACTTTATTTTTAATCAGGTTGCTGGATGCTAAAATCGCAAAAGGAATCGCAAGCACTCCACCCACAAAAGAGCCGAGCAGAGACATTTTGATCGTATCAAAAAGTGGTCCCCAGATACTTGAGATGTAACCGACTTTCGGCGGGAACATCTGCGCTAAAATGTCAAAGAAAAACCGTATTCTCGTCACAAGTGTTGTCATGGAAAAACCTGTAACTTTCACAGAGATCCATGTTGCGATCACGATCAGAATAATGATGAGCGGCGCGCGGGAACATTTTTCTTCCACAACTTTGCCGTTTGCAAGCACAAGTTTTTTCGGTTTAAATATTTTATCGTACAATCCCATTACGCTTCCTCCGTTTTCTCCGGAATCTTTCCTTCGTAAATTGTGTTTAACACGTCCTGTGTCACATTCTCGGAAGGTCCGTCATAGACGATCTTTCCGGCACGGATTCCGATGATGCGGTCTGCATATTCGAGTGCTAATTCCACATGATGGATGTTGATCAGGATCGAAATATTCATATCCTGATTGATCTTTCTGAAATCACTCATAACCTGTTTTGCCGTTACCGGATCAAGTGCTGCAACCGGCTCATCTGCTAAGATAATCTCCGGATTCTGCGCAAGTGTACGTGCTAAGGCAACACGCTGCTGCTGACCACCGGAAAGCTGGTCTGCACGGATATATGCTTTATCCAGAATACCGACTTTATCCAGGCTCTCAAGTGCCTGCATTTTGTCTTCTTTTTTAAACACACCAAGCAGAACTCTCCAGAAAGGCATTTCCGGCACTTTTGCCATCAATACGTTACGGATTACTGTTGTTCGTGTGACAAGATTGAATGACTGGAAGATCATTCCGATCTTTCTGCGGAAAGTACGAAGCTCTTTTCCTTTTAAGTTTTTAACCTCTAATCCATCCACCGTCAGAGTTCCTGATGTGATGTCATGCATACGGTTGATCGTCCGCAGTAACGTGGACTTTCCTGCACCGGAAAGACCGATGATCGCTACAAATTCACCCTGTTCGATCTTTAAATTGACATTATCCAGTCCCACTACCCCGTTCGGATATACCTTCGATACGTCCTTAAACTCGATCATAAATTTAAACCAAACCTTTCTTTTACCTGCTGTTTTTATGGTGTGTGTTTTTTATAGGTGTATACTCATTGAAAGGCTGCCGCAAAGCCGGTTTCCCGGCTCTGCAGCAGCCCTCCTGCTGCCCGTCATACTGCCTGTTATTATTTCGTTGTTACTGTCCACTCCCTGTCAGACGTTCCAGTAACGATTAGTTTGCTGCACTTAATTCCTGGATCAGTTTCTGTGCTTCTCTCTCTTTATCATAATCAGAAGACTGTGCCGGCTCATATCCGTTGTGGCTGTAGATAGAGATAACTGCCTTACCTTCCTCTGTGTTACCGATATTGATGAGTGCTGTCTGGATTGCTGATTTTAAGCCGTCATCCATGATCGGAGATGTCTTGCTGACACAGACTGTATCATTGTAGATCGGATCTGTTACACCGATAACATTTGTCTCTTCCCAGATAGATTTTGTACGACCAAATTCACTTGTCCAGCTTTCTTCATAGTCACGTCTTGCATCTGCATAAGTTACAAGTACGTCGATCTGTCCGGAAGCAAGTCTTGCAAATGCACTTGCGTAGGAATCAGACTGTACTGCAGAAGAAAGATCTGTAATACCTTTCTGGTATCTGTCCTGTAACCATAAAGCCGGGTAAATGTAACCTGCCGGTGAGGAGGAGGACATAACGCTCCAGTTTGCGCCGTTTAAATCATCCCAGGTAAGTTCTTCGCCGGAGTTAACTTTATCAGCAAGTTCCTGTCCTTTGTCAGAAGGACCTGCGATGAATAATGCACGGTAAGAAACTGCCTGTTTGTCAGTACCTTCTGTAGGCTGTCCGTCATTCCAGTCTGCAGGGTTGTCCGAATCTTTATTTAAACCATCTCTGGTTGCTGTTAAGATCACATCTGCTCCATCATCATAAAGTACATAGGTACCACCCGGAATAAATCCAACATCAGCAGTTCCTGCTGCAAGTGCCTCACCTACTGCCTCAAAAGTTGTACCAACGGTAATCTTTACTTCTCCGATATCATATCCTAAGCCTGCTAACTCTGTCTGCATTAAATTTGCAAGCGGCTCTGTTGCAGTTACGATCTCATCCGGATCTCTGGATGGAACGAAATATACGTTTAACGTATCGATCTTTACGTTATCAGCAGAAGCTGTCACGTCAGAACTTTCTGTTGCAGCTGCCGTATTATTTGTCGTATTGTTGTCTGCTGCGCTGCTGTTGTTTGATGTGCTGTTTCCACATCCTGCAAATGTACCCATGCATAATGCTGCTGCAAGTAACATAGCAATTTTTTTCTTCATAATGAAATGTTCTCCTCTCTCTCCTGCATCCATTCCCATGCAGGCGTGCACACTTTTGTTGTTGCTCTTTTCATGAATTGTCCAGCCAATGATCAGGCACTGTCTCCAAGTTCAAGCTTTGTTGGCAGATATACCTTCATCGTATCTTTCCTGCCATCTAAGATCCGCTCCAAAAGAAGCTTTATGGCAGTCGTCCATACGATATCCGGCAGCATGCGAAGACTTGTATACGTCGGGTATTTTGTCGACAGCGTCTCAATATCGCGGTAAACTACAACCGCAACATCTTTGGGGATCCGGAATTTTAACTCTTTGATCGCCTCTAATGCCCCTTCTGCGACCTCATCGTTTCCTAAAATAAGAACTTCCGGCACATCCTTCGTCAAAAGCATTTCCTTTGT
This window encodes:
- a CDS encoding bifunctional metallophosphatase/5'-nucleotidase, translated to MLREKIKNWKMELAAVLVFVLVLGMTGLSGSVKAADQTDLKTIDIMFVHDTHSHLNSFSTVVDEKQEMIGGFARIKTLIDEQKEKDPDTLVVDGGDFSMGTLVQTVFETQAAEIRMLGALGCEATTLGNHEFDYRSKGLAKMLETAAESGDTVPELLVCNINWDAMEQQGFSEGQQQIRDAFTEYGVKDYVMVQKGDVRVALLGVFGKDALACAPTCELQFTDPVEAVKKTVAEIKKNEDADIIVCLSHSGTSEDESKSEDEILAKKVPDLDVIVSAHTHTKLDEPIVHGDTYIVSAGEYGKYLGSLSLEQKDDGRWNMKEYKLTSIETDIAENAATQEEINSFMATVDTDYLAQFGFTREQVLAENDVAFDSLEDLYNIHTEHNLGDLIADAYAYAVTNSTDYNGTPVDVAIAPSGTIRDTYTKGNITVEDVFNSFSLGIGADGVPGYPLIEAYLTGKELKTVAEIDASVSDLMTSARLYMYGLQFTYNPHRMILNRVTDVYLLDADGNRRELEDDKLYRVVADLYSGQMLSAVTKTSYGLLSVVPKKADGTPIENFEDVILTDNGGELKAWTAIAHYMESFPDENGDGIADIPQYYAGLHERKVVDDSANLIKLIKNPNKYAVMIAGIVLIAILLVVLLIRLVLKLVKYQTGKRRSGSKAGE
- a CDS encoding methyl-accepting chemotaxis protein produces the protein MTLSGKVSLKVKMTILIIEILIIGLYGVVVGAKNMGAIRNDAIASMEEYVSEEHPEYSQEEIQQELQPILQKMQQEKKAKQDQFFYFMVIMCILTDIWVLYLTFDITSGVKRSALFAKKMGQGDFTQRVEEKYLKREDEIGILARSIRDIHHNMRHLIGYVQREADTLDETVGTAETALAKLADEIDSVSGITQELAAGNQETAAAAQEVNTMSGEIEEAAKGIAEHAQEGNGKVDEIHTRAADTKQKISASRANIRKVHGEINESLLEALENAKVVEQIGVLAESIMGITSQTNLLALNASIEAARAGEAGKGFAVVADEIRNLAEQSASTVGNIQEVTERVQTAVARLTTDAKRLLEFVGGDVTESFDDFEKMADNYNEDANYVEELVTDFSAASEQLLASVSGVVANIQEVTKAANDGAASTGSIAERVTNVDRQAEDMRVLMKQTQEASLMLRKDTKKFTVA
- the thrS gene encoding threonine--tRNA ligase, producing MVDFKEDERLNTLNHSCAHVMAQAVKHLYPNAKFWVGPVVKEGFYYDIDLGDTAVNDDVIAAIEKEMKKVCKEGKKIYRREISKAEALELFKDDEYKLDLIDGLEDGNISVYDQGDFTDLCRGPHVDNTKLCKNFKLIKYSGVYWKGDANNHVMQRIYGVCFPTAEELEEHLKLLEEAKDRDHRKIGKEMHLFMSDDLVGRGLPMFLPKGYTVWQELENYIKAKERKLGYLHVMTPCVGTVNLYKTSGHWDHYKENMFPAMEVEGESFVLRPMNCPHHMMIYANRMHSYKDLPIRIGEIAHDFRFEASGTLKGIERGRHFCQNDAHLFVTPEQIESEFAKVVELIFDTYKDFNITDYRCVLSLRDPEDKVKYHDDDEMWNNAENALRKVLDDIGIEYTEEIGEAAFYGPKLDVNVKPAIGNEYTLSTCQLDFCLPAKFNLSYIDSDGTKKTPVVLHRAILGSLDRFMAYILEETKGNLPLWLAPVQAKILPVKNEDEELNAYSHDLYKYLDDNGIRVEIDERNEKLGYRIREAQMEKVPYLLVLGKNEAADGTVSYRLHGEQNSTTVSREDFLALLKEDIRTKKINPAALK
- a CDS encoding bifunctional metallophosphatase/5'-nucleotidase, with product MQQRKLKIYFTSDVHGYFYPTTYGDMTEKNVGLFGCAADFNKDDETLIIDGGDILQGSAFAYYCRQVANSPEVIADIMNDCGYDYYTLGNHDFNYGLDYQAAYRNRNNGVCVCQNIMDEEGNTLFPWKLHTMKNGLRIGIAGIVTDYVNIWEKEENLKGIHITDPFEAAKRALAQMKEQTDLTICIYHGGFECDLESGAVLSKTTENVGYRICKELDFDILLTGHQHMSVHGRELFGTYTVQPCDNAKEYQYLEVTVTEDKKSIRSELRQSDPTKGAGLADKYRSTENSVQAWLNQPIGHLSRAIMPEEKVKMALYGSPIADFLNRIQLHFSGAMLSSVGLANEIAGFRSEVSTRDIIATYPYPNTLVVCEITGAQLKTVMERSAEYFAYDNEGNVCVSDSFLVPKVEHYNYDYYMGVDFEINPKNPVGSRIVGLSRDGRPVLDEDKFTLCLNNYRYSGAGGYDVYTECPLVKEINVEMVELIMDYFHEYPYIEV